GTCGCGGTCGTCATCGCGGTGGTGAGCCTGGTGGCGTTCTTCTCGGCGGGGCAGCAGCCGGAGATGGCGCCCGAGGAGTACCTGCAGCGGACCCTGGCCGCGGACGGCAACTCGCTGCCCTGGCTGTTGCCGCTGCTGTACGTACTGCTGGCGCTGACGCTGGTGTCGTGGGCCGGACTGCGATACTCGAACCGCAGCCGTCGCGGCAGGGCGTTGTTCGTGTTCACGATCGGCATCGTGCTGATCGTCTTCGCGTCGGGCTTCTTCTTCTTCCGGGCCGTGCACCGGACCGGACCCGTGGGGGTGGGCGCCGCGGCGACCCTGCTCGGATGCGCGATGTTGGTGGTCGCCGCGGGCTCGCTGCTGCCGAGCATCGAGGACTGGTTCGGTGCGCGCCGCGAACTCCGGGCGATCCAGCCGCTGCTGGACGAGCTGGGACGCCGGCATCCGGACGTCGGTATCGGCGTGCGTCCCCGCGGTCCGCTCGCGTTCCGGGTGGCTGAACGGATGTCGTTGATCTCGGATGCGTTGTTTCTGGAGGCGACGGCTGCGGATGTCACGCGAAAGCGGGTCGGCGCGACCGGTGCGCTCGTCGATCGTGACGCCGAGGAGGGCGACGGCGACATCGACGGGGAGGACGCCGAGATGGAGCCGCCACCCGTGCCACCAGAAGAGCAGGCGCACGCCGTCGCGCTGTGGATCTACGCCGGCCGCGAGGGTGCACGGAAGAACGGGGACCTGAAGTTCCCCGGTCTGAGATGGTTGCGGCAGCCCAGCGTCTACTCGGATCGCGAGTGGATCCTCGAGATTGCCACGCAGTACCGCACGCTCGTGAGGTCAGAGAAGACCGCTACGTAATGACTTCGCCGGCGACCGCAATGCCGGTGATGGCGGGCTAATCGTCCAGATGCTCCTGGCGACGCAGCTCATCGACCTTTTGGACGATGTCCTGCTGGGCCTCAACCGACAGGCCGACAGTGCGCGCCGCAATGCGACGGACACCTTCATCCCGCATGTTCGCCAGCCAGGTGAGCTCCTTGTCGAGCTTCTCGTAGTACTCGTCGTCGGTGAAGTATGCCGGCTTGATACGGAAGAAGTTGGCAAGGGCAGCCATGGTCGCTGCAGAGGGGTTGGTTCGGTTGCCAGAGCGCAGCTGGGACAGGTATGGAGCCGACATCGTCACGCCCTCGGACTTGAGCGCAGCGATCACCTCGGCGGAAGTATGCGGACCGCGCCCGGGCGGGTAGACCGTGTCGAAAAGTCTGTTTAGACGGGCGGCGAACGTCTTGCTCATCGGTATTGACCTCCACATGCGTAGACGAGCGGACTATTTGGCGGCGTATTTGCTGATCATCGTAGCGAGTGTTGTGCCCAAACCCAAGTGCAAACTAGGAAAGTTAACCCACCTTCCGCGATCTCAGGGCTCTCTCACCAGTGGCGACATTGTCAGAGTACGCAAGAACGGCGCCCACATGGTGCGGTCGGGCAAATAAGTTCGACATCGTCTGAATTGCCGCACTCGGGGTATTGCCCCGATTGCCACAGTAATCCCGATCTTCACCACCGGCAACGTCCACAGCCACTCGCAATGGTGGATCGAAGATTTGCTGTTTGTATGCAAATAGCGGGTTCGCATCCGTACGGGCAATAGTTGCCGGCGGCGCGAACCTGCGCTAGGGGGAATTGCGTGAGGACGTCGCCGTCGATGCGGCCGCTGGTGCCGAATCCTGCCTCCGGGCGAAGCGAATGAGCGCCACGGTGCCGACGACGACGACCACCGACCCGGTGACCGCCACCGCGACCCAGCGCAGCCCGAGCGCGCCGTCGAACAGCAGCCAGAGGCCGAAAACCAGGAACAGCACGCTGGCGAGCCGGTGCAGGAAGCCCTCGGGCAGGCGCTTGTGCAGCAGGACGCCCGCCGCGATCGCGACGCCGTCGGCGAGCACCATTCCGACGGTGGCCCCGATCCAGACGCCCAGCCAGTTGTGATCGCTGGCGAGGGTGACGGTGGCCAGCATCGTCTTGTCGCCGAGCTCGGCGAGGACGAATGAGGAGACGATGGCGAAGATGACAAAACGTGGCTCGGCGATGCGGACCTCATCGTCGTCGTCACCGGTGCGGCC
The sequence above is drawn from the Mycobacterium gallinarum genome and encodes:
- a CDS encoding transcriptional regulator codes for the protein MSKTFAARLNRLFDTVYPPGRGPHTSAEVIAALKSEGVTMSAPYLSQLRSGNRTNPSAATMAALANFFRIKPAYFTDDEYYEKLDKELTWLANMRDEGVRRIAARTVGLSVEAQQDIVQKVDELRRQEHLDD
- a CDS encoding TMEM165/GDT1 family protein encodes the protein MVTAILISLAVVFVAELGDKSQLITMTYALRHRWWVVLSGVAVAATLVHGLSVAIGHFLGLTLPERPIAFAGAIAFLLFAIWTWREGRTGDDDDEVRIAEPRFVIFAIVSSFVLAELGDKTMLATVTLASDHNWLGVWIGATVGMVLADGVAIAAGVLLHKRLPEGFLHRLASVLFLVFGLWLLFDGALGLRWVAVAVTGSVVVVVGTVALIRFARRQDSAPAAASTATSSRNSP